Proteins encoded within one genomic window of Panicum virgatum strain AP13 chromosome 1N, P.virgatum_v5, whole genome shotgun sequence:
- the LOC120657058 gene encoding tyrosine--tRNA ligase 1, cytoplasmic-like translates to MEANAAYVRRSHMPPQLRRLHSRPSEPEKFPEELHPLQNNSGGAPPMLNRSRSKQTNNINMENSAFASVDSNRDTVDVCFDQRFATLKSIGEDRVNDLELKLLLKKKLAPICYVWCDPSPWMHISQGIMKTLSINKMVKSGFKVKILMADWFAQMNSEIGGNLNKMRTIGRYNIEMWKATGMALDEVELVWLSDEISQHGDEYWPLVMDIARKNSVRRIRRQTYGCWEWISMMSTY, encoded by the exons ATGGAAGCGAACGCCGCATATGTCCGCCGCTCCCACATGCCACCGCAGCTTCGTCGCCTCCACAGCAGGCCGTCGGAACCGGAAAAGTTCCCCGAAGAACTGCACCCGCTTCAAAATAATAGCGG AGGAGCTCCGCCAATGCTGAACCGGAGCCGGAGCAAGCAGACTAATAATATCAACATGGAGAATTCAGCGTTTGCTTCCGTCGATTCTAATAG GGATACAGTTGACGTGTGTTTTGATCAGAGGTTTGCAACACTGAAGAGCATTGGGGAGGATCGTGTCAACGACCTTGAGCTCAAGTTACTGCTAAAGAAGAAACTGGCCCCCATTTGTTATGTTTGGTGTGATCCCTCCCCCTGGATGCACATTTCTCAG GGGATCATGAAGACACTCAGTATTAACAAAATGGTTAAATCTGGTTTCAAAGTTAAAATCCTAATGGCAGACTGGTTTGCCCAGATGAACAGTGAGATTGGTGGTAATCTAAATAAGATGCGGACTATTGGCAGGTACAATATTGAGATGTGGAAAGCAACTGGCATGGCTCTTGATGAAGTTGAGCTAGTCTGGTTGTCAGATGAAATAAGTCAACATGGCGATGAATACTGGCCACTTGTCATGGATATTGCAAGGAAGAATAGTGTGCGTAGAATTAGAAG